From one Rhodamnia argentea isolate NSW1041297 chromosome 1, ASM2092103v1, whole genome shotgun sequence genomic stretch:
- the LOC115744015 gene encoding phytyl ester synthase 1, chloroplastic isoform X2, whose protein sequence is MSSPVTFRVSPYLALNAQFWPRCRVQASSSVGGDSNVSSSPELVVLNGAPPVEETEKVGPLTGGNGYAVSKIEVVEKKKKVEKEAKVSLEVLWDDAYGTKSVKDYLDCSRDMIRPDGGPPRWFCPVECGQPLNDCPVLLFLPGLDGTGLGLILHHKALGRAFEVRCLHIPVYDRTPFEGLVKFIEKTIKAEHAASPHKPIYLVGDSFGGCLALAVAARNPTIDLVVLLVNPATSFGRSQLQPLLPLLEAMPDGLHFTVPYLLSFVMGDPVKMATINIDNMLPLRVALEQLSVNLTSLLPRLSGLADIVPRETLLWKLKLLKSAASYANSRLHAVKAEVLLLVSGKDNMLPSHDEAQRLTNSLKNCRVCYFKDNGHTLLLEDGINLLTVIKGTHTYRRTRRHDYILDFLPPSMSEYKLAFHQIVGLFRNASSSVLFSTLEDGKIVRGLSGVPSEGPVLLVGYHMLMGLEVFSLVEEFLREKNIMVRGMAHPMLFSEKIENLSSEFDLINWIKVLGAVPVTGSNLFKLFSTKSHVLLYPGGAREASHNKGGEYKLLWPDQPEFVRMAARFGATIVPFGTVGEDDIAELVLDYNDLMKIPFVNDYLREASRDAIRVREGMSGEGANETLFMPGILPRIPGRFYYLFGKPIETRGRYEALKDRENANELYLQVKSRVESCIAYLLKKREEDPYRSILDRSVHRALHSPLHEIPAFEP, encoded by the exons ATGTCATCGCCCGTTACTTTCCGGGTGTCGCCTTATTTGGCGTTGAATGCGCAGTTTTGGCCTCGGTGTAGAGTGCAAGCGAGCAGTTCAGTTGGTGGTGACTCAAATGTGTCATCATCTCCTGAATTGGTTGTGTTGAATGGAGCTCCTCCTGTTGAGGAGACCGAGAAAGTTGGTCCTTTGACTGGAGGAAATGGATATGCAGTTTCGAAGATTGAGGtggtagagaagaagaagaaggtggagaaAGAAGCAAAGGTAAGCTTGGAGGTGTTGTGGGATGATGCGTATGGAACTAAGAGTGTGAAGGATTATCTTGACTGCTCGAGGGATATGATTAGGCCTGACGGAGGTCCGCCCCGTTGGTTTTGCCCTGTTGAGTGTGGGCAGCCTTTGAATGATTGTccggttcttttgtttttgcctG GACTTGATGGCACTGGATTGGGCCTCATCTTGCACCATAAAGCACTGGGGAG GGCTTTTGAGGTTCGGTGCTTGCATATCCCTGTTTATGATCGGACTCCATTTGAAG GTCTGGTGAAATTCATTGAGAAAACCATCAAAGCAGAGCATGCCGCATCTCCACATAAGCCTATTTATCTTGTTGGGGATTCCTTTGGAGGATGCTTGGCACTTGCTGTGGCTGCTCGTAATCCTACCATCGACCTGGTAGTCTTATTAGTGAATCCAG CTACGTCATTTGGCCGTTCACAGCTGCAGCCACTGTTACCTTTACTGGAAGCTATGCCCGATGGACTCCATTTCACGGTCCCCTATCTTCTAAGCTTTGTTATGG GTGACCCAGTGAAGATGGCAACAATCAATATTGATAATATGCTTCCCCTGAGAGTGGCACTTGAACAATTGTCTGTCAACCTCACTTCTTTGCTGCCTCGTCTGTCA GGTTTGGCTGATATTGTACCCAGGGAAACTCTTCTTTGGAAACTGAAGTTGCTTAAATCGGCTGCCTCTTATGCTAATTCTCGTCTTCATGCTGTCAAAGCCGAAGTGCTACTCCTTGTCAG TGGCAAGGATAACATGCTTCCTAGTCATGATGAAGCCCAAAGGCTTACAAACTCATTGAAGAACTGCAGAGTTTGTTACTTCAAAGACAATGGACATACACTTCTACTG GAAGATGGTATTAATTTGCTGACCGTCATCAAAGGTACCCACACATATCGTCGAACAAGGAGGCATGATTACATCTTGGATTTCCTGCCTCCTAGTATGTCAGAATACAAACTAGCATTCCATCAAATAGTTGG ACTATTTCGCAATGCATCTAGTTCGGTGTTATTCTCAACTTTGGAAGATGGGAAGATAGTGAGAGGTCTTTCAGGGGttccttctgaaggaccggtTTTGTTAGTCGGTTATCACATGTTGATGGGACTTGAGGTGTTTTCACTTGTTGAAGAATTCTTGAGAGAGAAGAACATCATGGTGCGTGGGATGGCTCATCCGATGTTGTTCtctgaaaaaatagaaaatctatCTTCTGAATTTGATCTAATTAATTGGATAAAAGTATTGGGAGCAGTTCCTGTAACCGGAAGCAACCTCTTTAAATTGTTTTCAACCAAATCTCATGTTCTACTTTATCCTGGCGGTGCACGCGAGGCTTCCCATAATAAG GGTGGAGAATACAAGCTGTTATGGCCAGACCAACCAGAATTTGTGAGAATGGCTGCACGGTTTGGCGCCACAATAGTACCATTTGGAACCGTCGGAGAGGATGACATTGCAGAA TTGGTACTTGACTACAATGATCTGATGAAGATTCCATTTGTCAATGACTACCTCAGAGAAGCTAGTCGCGACGCCATACGAGTGAG GGAGGGTATGAGTGGAGAGGGCGCAAATGAAACACTTTTTATGCCAGGGATTTTGCCAAGGATACCTGGCCGCTTCTACTATCTGTTTGGGAAGCCCATAGAGACAAGGGGGAGATATGAAGCACTGAAGGACAGAGAAAACGCAAACGAGCTGTACTTGCAGGTGAAATCCAGAGTCGAAAGCTGCATCGCGTATTTGCTCAAGAAGCGAGAGGAGGACCCGTATCGAAGTATACTTGATAGATCCGTACATAGAGCATTACATTCTCCTTTACACGAAATTCCGGCATTTGAGCCCTAA